The proteins below come from a single Frankiales bacterium genomic window:
- a CDS encoding FAD-dependent oxidoreductase, whose protein sequence is MSEPGRLDADYRTQSWDRLRAGVDVLVVGGGVTGCGIALDAALRGLSVGLVEQRDFAAGTSSRSSKLVHGGLRYLEQFNFTLVREALRERALLLDHLAPHLVTPLPFLYPLAHRIWERPYVGAGLTLYDTLGGLVPSLPRHSHLSKSAALRAFPSLREETLAGAIRYHDAQVDDARHTLELARTAAAHGASLVAGARVVGFAREGERVVGAQVLDATTGQSHDVPATVVVNATGVWAGITEQLAGVEQPIRMRPSKGVHIVVPGDRIDASVALITRTRTSVLFVLPWGRSWVIGTTDTTWHHGLSHPSATHADISYLLEQANAALTSGLTEDDVIGLYAGLRPLVDTEGLAESEISREHTVRSPLRGLVTITGGKYTTYRVMAEDAVDACGEDLFPGRPDLLPPSRSAEVPLLGACEPETLLAELAGWPGTENIDAAHLDRLAHRYGRLLPELLLHVDEEPELAREVPGGAGTLAVEIVHAASHEGALHIEDVLTRRTRLYLEAGDRGLGAAPHAARLMGDVLGWDDATREREVARYRQRVEAELEAQAAPDDDAAAAIRERVTDPRVPG, encoded by the coding sequence ATGAGCGAGCCGGGCCGCCTCGACGCGGACTACCGCACGCAGTCCTGGGACCGGCTGCGCGCCGGGGTCGACGTGCTCGTCGTCGGCGGCGGGGTCACCGGCTGCGGCATCGCCCTCGACGCCGCGCTGCGCGGGCTCTCGGTGGGCCTGGTCGAGCAGCGCGACTTCGCCGCGGGGACGTCGAGCCGGTCGAGCAAGCTGGTGCACGGCGGCCTGCGCTACCTCGAGCAGTTCAACTTCACGCTCGTGCGCGAGGCGCTGCGCGAGCGGGCCCTGCTGCTCGACCACCTCGCGCCGCACCTCGTGACCCCGCTGCCGTTCCTCTACCCGCTGGCGCACCGCATCTGGGAGCGGCCGTACGTCGGCGCGGGCCTCACGCTCTACGACACGCTCGGCGGCCTGGTGCCGTCGCTCCCCCGCCACAGCCACCTGTCCAAGTCCGCCGCGCTGCGCGCCTTCCCGTCGCTGCGCGAGGAGACTCTCGCCGGGGCCATCCGCTACCACGACGCGCAGGTCGACGACGCCCGGCACACCCTCGAGCTGGCCCGCACCGCCGCCGCGCACGGCGCCTCGCTCGTCGCCGGGGCCCGGGTCGTCGGGTTCGCCCGCGAGGGCGAGCGCGTCGTGGGCGCGCAGGTCCTCGACGCCACCACGGGGCAGTCGCACGACGTGCCCGCCACGGTGGTCGTCAACGCCACCGGCGTGTGGGCCGGCATCACCGAGCAGCTGGCCGGCGTCGAGCAGCCGATCCGGATGCGGCCGAGCAAGGGCGTGCACATCGTGGTGCCCGGCGACCGGATCGACGCGTCCGTCGCCCTCATCACCAGGACGCGCACGTCGGTGCTGTTCGTCCTGCCGTGGGGGCGGTCCTGGGTGATCGGCACCACCGACACCACGTGGCACCACGGCCTCTCGCACCCCTCCGCGACGCACGCCGACATCTCCTACCTGCTCGAGCAGGCCAACGCCGCGCTCACCTCCGGGCTCACCGAGGACGACGTCATCGGGCTCTACGCCGGGCTGCGCCCCCTGGTCGACACCGAGGGGCTGGCGGAGTCGGAGATCTCGCGCGAGCACACCGTGCGCTCCCCTCTGCGCGGCCTGGTGACGATCACCGGCGGCAAGTACACGACGTACCGCGTCATGGCCGAGGACGCCGTCGACGCGTGCGGCGAGGACCTCTTCCCCGGCCGGCCGGACCTGCTCCCGCCCTCGCGCAGCGCGGAGGTCCCCCTGCTCGGGGCGTGCGAGCCCGAGACGCTGCTCGCCGAGCTCGCCGGCTGGCCCGGCACGGAGAACATCGACGCCGCCCACCTCGACCGGCTCGCGCACCGCTACGGCCGGCTGCTGCCGGAGCTGCTGCTCCACGTCGACGAGGAGCCCGAGCTCGCGCGGGAGGTGCCCGGAGGCGCCGGCACGCTGGCGGTCGAGATCGTGCACGCGGCCAGCCACGAGGGCGCGCTGCACATCGAGGACGTGCTCACGCGTCGCACCCGGCTCTACCTCGAGGCGGGCGACCGCGGTCTCGGCGCGGCGCCGCACGCGGCCCGGCTCATGGGCGACGTGCTGGGCTGGGACGACGCGACCCGCGAGCGCGAGGTGGCCCGCTACCGGCAGCGCGTGGAGGCCGAGCTCGAGGCGCAGGCGGCCCCGGACGACGACGCCGCGGCGGCGATCCGCGAGCGGGTGACCGACCCGCGCGTCCCGGGATGA
- the xth gene encoding exodeoxyribonuclease III: MTAAAAGPPGSGVGPDWLDGGVLTVVTANVNGVRAAARRGGLAWLAASGADVLCLQEVRATDEQFAEVLADAGLGHLHVAHTEAEAKGRAGVAVLTTAPHRAVRTGVGPEEFAGSGRWIEVDVDTAVGPLTVASTYVFTGEATDEPRQAEKYRFLDAVEARLVDLGRPRRRRQAIVCGDLNVAHREVDIKNWRGNRGKAGFLEGERAYLDRWFDVHGWTDLGRALGGDGPGPYTWWSWRGRGFDTDGGWRIDYALATPGLAARAVKAEVGKAASYAERWSDHAPLSVTFT, encoded by the coding sequence ATGACCGCCGCGGCTGCGGGACCGCCGGGGTCCGGCGTCGGTCCGGACTGGTTGGATGGCGGCGTGCTCACCGTCGTCACCGCGAACGTCAACGGGGTGCGGGCGGCGGCGAGGCGCGGCGGCCTGGCGTGGCTCGCGGCCAGCGGTGCGGACGTGCTGTGCCTGCAGGAGGTCCGGGCGACCGACGAACAGTTCGCGGAGGTGCTCGCCGACGCCGGCCTCGGGCACCTGCACGTGGCGCACACGGAGGCCGAGGCCAAGGGCCGGGCCGGGGTCGCGGTGCTCACCACGGCGCCGCACCGGGCGGTGCGCACCGGCGTCGGTCCGGAGGAGTTCGCCGGATCGGGGCGCTGGATCGAGGTGGACGTCGACACCGCGGTGGGACCGCTGACCGTGGCGAGCACCTACGTGTTCACCGGCGAAGCCACGGACGAGCCGCGGCAGGCGGAGAAGTACCGGTTCCTCGACGCGGTCGAGGCGCGCCTGGTCGACCTGGGCCGGCCGCGCCGGCGCCGGCAGGCGATCGTGTGCGGCGACCTCAACGTGGCGCACCGCGAGGTGGACATCAAGAACTGGCGCGGCAACCGCGGCAAGGCGGGTTTCCTGGAGGGGGAGCGGGCCTACCTCGACCGGTGGTTCGACGTCCACGGCTGGACCGACCTCGGCCGGGCGCTCGGCGGCGACGGGCCCGGCCCCTACACCTGGTGGTCGTGGCGCGGTCGCGGGTTCGACACCGACGGCGGCTGGCGCATCGACTACGCGCTCGCCACGCCGGGACTCGCGGCGCGCGCGGTGAAGGCGGAGGTCGGCAAGGCCGCCTCGTACGCCGAGCGCTGGAGCGACCACGCCCCGCTGAGCGTCACCTTCACCTGA
- a CDS encoding AGE family epimerase/isomerase: MWRAAEARRLLGWAAGSAHPAGGFGWRTRDGGLDPSRGRPLWIACRMVHCLALGAMLGREDDREAARAGTAALLDIYRDQEHGGWVGDLDSPGGRKEAYGHAFVVLAASTASVAGVPRAHVLLEAALGTVLDRFWDEDAQMPYESYAAGFTDREDYRGGNAAMHLVEAFLAAADATGDTAWRDRATAVCTRMLEAARAASWRVPEHFDARWRVLPDYNRDVPRHPFRPFGVTPGHAFEWSRLVLTLGACHDVPAWFGPAARELAAVAWRDAWDEAQGGLVYTTDLDGTPVVRERFHWVVCEAMGAAWALHRSTADATWAGRYEQLAEFVHRHLLDPARPGAWWHELDAGNHPSERTWAGAPDVYHALQAVLLPGLPLAPGLARAVGTPASSG; the protein is encoded by the coding sequence CTGTGGCGCGCGGCCGAGGCCCGGCGCCTCCTCGGCTGGGCGGCCGGATCCGCCCATCCCGCGGGGGGTTTCGGCTGGCGCACCCGCGACGGCGGCCTCGACCCCTCGCGCGGGCGGCCCCTGTGGATCGCGTGCCGCATGGTGCACTGCCTGGCGCTGGGCGCGATGCTCGGCCGCGAGGACGACCGCGAGGCGGCCCGCGCCGGCACCGCTGCGCTGCTCGACATCTACCGCGACCAGGAGCACGGCGGGTGGGTCGGCGACCTCGACTCCCCCGGCGGCCGCAAAGAGGCCTACGGGCACGCCTTCGTGGTTCTCGCGGCGTCGACCGCGTCGGTGGCCGGGGTCCCGCGCGCCCACGTCCTGCTCGAGGCGGCGCTGGGCACCGTGCTCGACCGCTTCTGGGACGAGGACGCGCAGATGCCGTACGAGTCCTACGCCGCCGGCTTCACCGACCGCGAGGACTACCGCGGCGGCAACGCGGCCATGCACCTCGTCGAGGCGTTCCTGGCGGCAGCGGACGCCACCGGCGACACGGCCTGGCGCGACCGGGCGACGGCGGTGTGCACGCGGATGCTCGAGGCCGCCCGCGCGGCGTCCTGGCGGGTGCCCGAGCACTTCGACGCCCGGTGGCGCGTGCTGCCGGACTACAACCGCGACGTCCCTCGGCACCCGTTCCGGCCGTTCGGCGTCACGCCCGGGCACGCGTTCGAGTGGTCGCGCCTGGTGCTCACCCTCGGCGCGTGCCACGACGTGCCCGCGTGGTTCGGCCCGGCAGCCCGCGAGCTCGCGGCCGTCGCCTGGCGCGACGCGTGGGACGAGGCGCAGGGCGGGCTCGTCTACACGACCGACCTCGACGGGACCCCGGTGGTGCGCGAGCGATTCCACTGGGTGGTGTGCGAGGCGATGGGCGCCGCGTGGGCGCTGCACCGCAGCACCGCGGACGCGACGTGGGCCGGGCGCTACGAGCAGCTCGCGGAGTTCGTCCACCGGCACCTGCTCGACCCCGCGCGCCCCGGCGCCTGGTGGCACGAGCTCGACGCCGGCAACCACCCGTCCGAGCGCACGTGGGCCGGCGCCCCCGACGTCTACCACGCGCTCCAGGCGGTGCTGCTGCCCGGGCTGCCCCTGGCACCCGGGCTCGCCCGGGCCGTGGGCACGCCGGCGTCGAGCGGCTGA